A window of Salvia splendens isolate huo1 chromosome 8, SspV2, whole genome shotgun sequence genomic DNA:
CTTGGTTTGTTGATAGTTTTTTACATTCATGTCACACAGTTGGAAGGCTTGATAGGTTCAGTTTGGCCATTCACCATGGGGGTATATTTGTTGGCGAAGAATATGTAGGGGTCGGTTGAATTATGTGGATAATTGTACTGTTCGGCAATTCGAACTACTGGACTTGTCATCCATTGTGCTTAGATTAGGTTATCGTAGAGAATACATTTGCGAGTTCTACTACTGTCATCCCGCCAACAATCACGCATGTCATGACACTGAAGTTGGTCATCCTCTCGAACCACTCATTGACGAGGAACATTTGAAGAGATTCAAAAAGTTTGCTAACAAACTAGAGAGAATTGTGCATGTTTATGTTTTGGAGATCACCGCAGTCGAAGCGAGAGCCAGACATCATATGGACCAAGAGGCATATATGAAGCATTATTTCAGTCCTAAGTCGAAGGGTGTAGTGATAGAGGAAATAGATGAGCCCCCTCTGGTTGTGTCGAAACAGAAGCCGCTGAAGAAGGCGAAGGTCAATCCCGGAATACCTTTGCTTGAGTGGTATGCGCAGGATGTAGAGTTCAAAGACTATTTAGTGAGTAGTTAGGATAAAACACGTGAAGAATGGagaaagaagaggaagaggaaacagtaattttgaaaaatttgatGGATGAATTTAGTGCAACTGTGGTTCCACAGGCACTTGAAATCTTTTAGATACTGCATGTGTTATTATTTTTGAACTTAAACTGAAATTTATTTTACTGCCTCTTCTTTTTCATTTCGTAGGTGAGAGATGATCAGCCAACCTTACATCCCGAAGCAATACAAGCACCAATAGTTGATACACCTTCATCTGTGCAAGTTGAGGAGCAAGCCCCACAAGAAACAGTAGTTGATGTTTAGCCAACTACATTTggtttttttttgaatttaggATGTACTAACTTGGTGTGGCAGCGCATACGCATAGAGTAGAGAAAATTACTGATGTTCCATTTGAACCTGCACAGCCACAACCATATGTGCAAGTTGAGGAGCAAGTCCTACAGGAATCATTTGTGCAAGTTCAGCCAACTCCCCCTCCAGACTGAAACAGTTGGTTATGAGGTCTGTATCTTATTTGATATTATGAACTTAACAGTTAGTAGCAATTGATGAGTGTACTaactttatttgaattttttttagcaTGGTGTGGCAGCACATGAAGTAGAGCCGACTTCTAAGGTTCCATTTGAACCTGCACAGCGACAACCACATGTTGTTGAGGGTGATGTGTCTGCCTCAAGTAGGCTTCCATTTGTACAGAGTGATGCCTTTAGTGATGAGGTACTGATTGTGATAATATTATTGTACTAAAATTGATGTTTCTTCCATTAGGGTTTAACATTGGTTGACTACTTTGTTGTTATGTTTTGTGGTATAGCCTATTGAAGTATCATCCGATGCATCAGGCAATGGAGTGGGAAGTGGCATGGGAACTTTGAATGAAGTGTATATACCCGATTTGAATAATTTGTGTGAACCACATGATTATTCGTTCATTGACAACTTGGTAGAAAATTGGGAAAATTGGGAGCAGTACCTTGAAAATTGGGTTGAAGGTGGAGCAGGGCAACAGATGGAGGAGAATGTAGGCGGAGTTGATGTTCAAGCTTCGCAAAACTTGGCCGATGCAGCTCCTCTAGATGATAACTTGGGCGGGGGCGGACCCCAAGTTAAGGACGAAAACCTCCAATCAAGGTGAGGAAAACTTGGCCGGAGCAACAGAAGCCCAGACACCTCAAAGCTGAGAAGATTTTCCTCTACATAATGAGGGTAATGATGAAGATTCAGACGATGATGATGTCCAGATCATATCCGTCAACATGTGCCGGGATGAGAACTCTTTTCTTCGTACTTCGAGGAGCTGTTCCGGGAAAGTACTGATGGTGTTGAAGTAGATACTTATGCGAATATGAGAGGAAGCTTGATAGCATCTTGTTCGAATGCCTCCAAAACCACGAGGAAGAGAATATTCTTAGCAAAAATTTCTAAAAAGAAGGATGATGGGTGGCAGCTGGCGGAAGAAGCTGACATGCTTCATGATTTGGAGAATACCAATATACAGGACACAACTGATCTTGAAGAAGGTAGGCGGAGGACCAATATTCTTTGTCGCGCGTTCACTCTCACTGATGACCTGCCGGATTGGAGTGTTGGGGATGTGTTCGGTGATGAAGTGGGGGAAGTAATGTATAGGAGCGAGTGTGTTTTCAGTGAAAATGCGATGTGCTATGCTGGGTCGAGATACCAAgacctatgaatccactagatcacttggtctaggaactcaaagGAACAAggaatactctgtcgttgtacacactaacctccccttcaaagatccctcaacccgaatactatggattagtatagagaagcaggggtcgatcccacgaagatggacacgtaagaaagcatttagagactcttgacaaaggcggctgctgccacgcaaacaaggttgaggtataactactactagacctaggcaggaaatgtaaacgctagacctagaaaactgtAAAAAgttgagatcaaacatcatcgaGACTTTGGTATATTAAACTCACTTCCTAGACCATgcaaacgactacctaatttagctagacagaaatcaactaacagtggggaccatgacccagaaatagcGCGTACGGTTAATAAATCTGCAAATAACTAACCGAGCACTTAACTAACACGTCATGCATTTCTTCAACGGATttaaacacgaagatgaagtaacagagcacatacccagattcgaacagaatgtaaaagtttggtcgtcggaaacttacgaCAAGCCGGAAATAAcgcagatctacatatactagacgaagcgaaatgaaaactcgaagactaggcatcaaaataaaccaactctgctcagatctcaTGTCGAACGCttaacccacaatttaatacaagcttatattggaatattacgagcaaccactacagatgtaatattgcactgcccatccaaatccgaaattataagtaatcctggtttccatttgtttgtcgaTCATTTCCctcgcttaagatagaaatgcccattaattaattagtgtctgctatgaacttaattaattaacatcttattaattccaagagtggacttagcaagaaatgcttatttattattcatagagtaatcaaactccaactaactaggttccgaataataaagccttgtttcgagctcctcttgaggacgttatcaaacgagattCACCTCGCGCacaattcaatataatagcaatcctcgcaccgctagatattaatcaccactacccaatataccaagattattgggttgcgaaaaacccgcaccatttggtaagtcaagtaatgcataatcaatatcgtatgctcaaagATAACGTATATTGATTAAGacataaataatttatcaagacctcgtctttcagtacatagcataaagacttgtctcgctgttagatccaattcagtgctctaccaagccaatgtcatcttattttagtaaggcttagaaatatgcggactgacattgcaacctttcacgatagatagtctaggcctatctgggttgtgaaattcttatttttctttgttcagaactgaccgtgttaccttaaagtggacgacgcccacaaccggtctactaaaacaaagacttagactttgttaagttacttatacatttaaacatgcaataaacatccattaaatgtaaaaataacaacattataacaaaaataatctgtttcatccattggaaaataaaataaagagttttacagtattcaatcactcgaaatgtgatttctagtatacaaactctaacagttTTCATGTCTGACCAACAAAAGGTACAACATTTTCTATTgtatatattttgtatttatttcaatttaatttttaggtGGCTTAATTAACCATCAATTTATGCATGGTTTGGGTATGGTAATTGATGAAAAATATCCACAAAGCGAGCGCCGATTTTGCGTACAACATATGTACAACAACTACAAGAAGCGCTTCTCCGGAGACATATTGAAGAAGAGGATGTGGGGCATTTCATCTAGCACAACGGTCATGGAGTTCGACCAAAATATGGATGCAATGCAAGTGTTCAATGCAAATGAACATCGGTATCTGACTAGAGTCGCCCCGAGGGAGAAATGGATTAAGGCCTTCTTCTCTGAGCACACTCTTTGTGATACACAGGTAACCTACTAGCTACAAGTACAGTACAAGGTATTCTCTTATATTGACTTCACACTGTCAATGATTTTAATAAGTGACACGTCGTGTAGCTCAACAATAGGTGTGACACGTTTAACTCAAAGATTGTTCTTGCTCGTGAGAAGCCAATAATAACCATGCTGGAGGAGATTCGAACACAGCAGCTGGAGCGTATACAGATCAGAGGTCAGTGGGTGAAGAACTATGACTTCCCGGTACCTCCTGTGATAAAGGAGATTATTGATAAAGCAGCCGCAGAGTTGACCTCGTGCAGATCGTTGTGGAATGGTGAGCACGAATACCAAGTCACAGGCCCTTATGGTTAGTTTGTGGTGAATTTGCAAACAAAGAAATGCACGTGTAGGCTTTGGCAACTCAGAGGTATCCCATGTGTGTATGCGGCAGACTCCATCTTGAAGATCGGCGATTCCATCACAAAATATGTGTCTGACTATTACTCACGGATCCGCATGGCCGCCCTCTACGAGCATGTCTTGTATCCTATCAACGGCATGGACAATTGGCCTAAATCATCGGAAGTTGGTTTTGAGTTGAATCCCCGTAACACAAAAAGACAACGTGGCTTCCCGTGCAAGGTTAGAAGAGAACAAAATCTGGTACATGCTTTCTATCCTCATGCTAATAAATGACATCCAAATCAGATTTGCAAGATTATACTCATGTAGCCTGCCTTTAACTGATGCCACATCGTTGATATATTCTCACATCTGATTCcactttttttcaattttgaaaattgaaaacaaaaacaGTTGATACATTTAATCTGATAACTAGGTACTTATGTTATGTGACAAAAATCAGGTACTGCCACTTAGCTACCATAATTTTGTTTGTTGGGAAACACATGTACAATATTgttgatgcactattttttagcactacaactacttgcaagtatacaaggtagaaatagtatagctaaaggtcagtaccgggatatcgaacacagatAATATAATTACAACTGACTATCATATaataagcgtcatatactatttataGAAATAAAGTTTTGGATATAAAAAcataaatgaataaagaaacAAATGTAAAAAGATAGAATTAGGCAAAGAGAGGAATTCAAGGATAATGATTTCACTAACTCTTTAGTTATTCTAATTAGTTCTACGTTCATCCGACTCAAGTTTTACCATGATTTCTCCATATCATGCATCAATACTCATATCACAATTATTGTATGAACATATAAGATAAACCAATCAAAGGTCTCACCGATCAAAGATTGACAATAATCAAGGTAACGGCCAATTAGTCGAACAAAAGCTCAAGAAAAATCAAGTGGAAACGAGTTCAGAACATTAAACATAAAAGAACTATATAAAAGTCAGTTACTATCAAACCTCAAAATTCTATTGTTTAGTAATCCATAGACAGATgaactaaaacaataattaCAGTATGAGAcatgaaataaacaaacaaaacccaaGGATGAATCTTGAAGTCTTCATGCTCCTCTTGCCTTGCTTCAATCTCCAAGAATGGTGGAAGAATTAGGTTATGGAGTAATAAGGGAGGAGCCATGGAGGCTCCCCTTTTGGGGGCTATGGATGTGTGAATATTATGAATGAGGTTatggggtatatataggcttgaaaaaagtttaaacatgGTAAAAGGTGTCCTCCAATTAATAGGAAAGATGAAAATTTCGTGCTCCATAGGTTAAGAAAAAGATTTGGCTTAACAAGGTAATAGTTTCTTTCCTTCCTTAAATTCCCGCCAGCACTTGACAGCCTTGCGCAGTCTTCGTAGAATGACTATAACTTTCttcacagaactccgattgaggtgATCTTGGTACCAACGTGAAGAActttcaaagacgaagagaatggtatgtAGAACGCCATGATCTGACTTCAGAATCGCCGGAAAAATGAGTTTAAATACAGACTATCGTGCGCGATCGGGCCCAGAACTCTCTGGAATGGTTGTAGCGACTGCTGCATTAGGTGCAGCGGGCCGCTGGGTTGCGCTTCAGTTCCAGCTTCTAaattttgacctttttatgctctttttttgctttattttacacatttctcacaaaacacgtcaaaataccaaaatggataaaatatgcaaataatgaacatgtaatgcaactttgacactcaaaacgaaCCAAATAATAGCCTTAAagcagtgcaaaatccgagctaTCAATCGTGAGAACGGGGTCGAAGAACTTTTGCGGTCAACCTTGATCACGTGCATCCGATGCGGTCAGACAGGGTACAACAGGAGAACCTGTTAAAACGACTCTCGACCACCTACTAGTCAAAGGAGTGTAGCATCTTCTAGCTAACCGCAATCTGGTAAGGGGCCATCTTCAAGTCGATCAACTGCCGCACCACGGGCTGCTCCCGTCGGACAAGCGCCAGCACCTGGGAGAGGACAGCCTGCTCGGGGACAGCGGGAGCGGCAGGTCCACCTCGTCCACTAAGCAACACCAGGAGGGCTCAAAGGTGTGGCTGTCGCCGAAACGCCGATTAAACCTGTGGGGTGTCTGTGTGGGATTTTGTTGTGGTGTTGTGTTTCGTTTTATGAAAATCACAAACAGTCAGCCATTTTTTGTCTTGAACTTTGAACTTTACGAACTTCGAGTGAAGCCTAGCATTTCAGGTGGACTTTGATTTTTTTGGACATGGTATCCCCGTGGGGATGGCAGACTGGTAATGATTTTTGTTAGGTTTATAGTGTGCATCTACGACCCAACTTTCgtttgttgtaacttgtaagcaCAATAATCTATAGTTTATGGTTATGAActttacatatatttttttggcTTTCATGTTTGATTCGGAATCATTTTAGGGTGTTGAATATAAAATTTCCTTGGATTTTAGGGGTATTAGTAATGATATATAATGCACATTTTACTATTACTATTAGTACCAAAATAATTACAAATGTAGTACCAAAATAATAACAAGTACAAATgtaatttgcattttattatCATTCGCATTTTATTATCACCATCAGTACCAAAATAATAACAAATGTAGTACCAAAACAATAACATAGGTGccaaatattttattatgaCCATCAggtaggggtgtcgaaacgggtacccgcACCCGCACCCGATTTCACGGTACCTGAACCtgaaaaacacattttatacTACTCGATACCCGACTTGCAAGGCATTGCGGGTATCCCGCACCTGCACTATTGCGAGTACCCGCACCCGCAAGCgtagttaatttaattagtgtGCATCTGTCAATATTTGTATAAATTTGGTTAAGGACTACTAGTAAGTACTTAGGCGATGAGGGATAGCTTTTAAACCTTGTGAATAAGCACAACtcatgtttttatttatatttgctAAGATTGGCAGCATGCCAAGAGACACTCAACATAAATTATAGAGAATCAATTGTAACAATGATtaatattttaacaaaattttaaatatgaaatagaCACTAAATAAGACGACACACCTTCTAttatacaataatttttaaaagttaaataCTAAGTTGGTAAACTATATAGTTACATGtagaatattaatataatttctcAGTCtacaattatatttaataattatattggAAAAATGTTCTTTGACTTTATCTTACAATTCTAATGTTGATTACGCCTTTAGatacattatttttttagtCTTAAGTCCAATTATTTTTGTAAACTCTTTTGATAGTTGTTTCATTTCAAATATtccaaattaataattaaaatttatgtttggTTGATCAAGTCATCCCAAATTATATATTCACTTGATTCAAATTTGTATGTTACTATTTGAATTTGAATGATATTTGAGATAGTAGAGGTGGTGGCTAACCAagttgtcccacattgaaagtgagaTAAATGATAGAGGACTTGTGCAATATAAATATAGGATATATTCTACTCTACAATTCTAATCGGGTATTTCAGGTATTTGGGTATACCCGATACCTgacattttgaaaattttactaCCTGATCCTGACCCCGATCCCGATTTTTACGGGTAATGGATATCCGGTACCCGATGGGTATTGGGTCGGATTGGGAAATACCCGCTACCCATTTCGACAGGCCTACCATCAAGTACCGTTTATGTCGATCTGTTTCTAGCATAACCGATATGAAGATTAGAGAGAATGAAATCACAATACGTGCTTActatatagatatataaataattatttgcgatgacaagaaaacaaaatttatacccttgtaaatataaatattagaaACACATTTATTTGATCATTTGGCACAAAGTAAACGTCAAAATTTGCACCGATATTAAAAACGACGTATTAGGTAGCAATCTGGTAGCGCAAAATGTGGCGCAATTTTAGAACACTGGAACTTGATCATTTATCCAATCATATGTGGCCTAATTGATTAATTCATCACATCATCATTATTAATAACAGTTTGAATTTGAGGCCCATCACTCCATCACCTATTTTTGTAAAAGAGAGATCCATAAATTATGAGTGAAAGGGGAGGAAGCACTATGCCCCACTCATGTACATGCTGAGAATTTTCAAGTTAC
This region includes:
- the LOC121743488 gene encoding uncharacterized protein LOC121743488 produces the protein MFHLNLHSHNHMCKLRSKSYRNHLCKFSQLPLQTETVGYEHGVAAHEVEPTSKVPFEPAQRQPHVVEGDVSASSRLPFVQSDAFSDEPIEVSSDASGNGVGSGMGTLNEVYIPDLNNLCEPHDYSFIDNLVENWENWEQYLENWVEGGAGQQMEENVGGVDVQASQNLADAAPLDDNLGGGGPQVKDENLQSR